CCCCGCCGCCGCGTTCGTGCTCGTGGCCGCCGTGTCCACCGCGCTCGCCCTCGCACGCTACGGCATGAATTTCAACGACGCCATGGGCACGCTGGCATTTCTCGCGCGGTGGGTGGTGTACTTCGGTTGGTACCTGTTCGTGGTCTGGTGTCTCACCCCCGACGAAGCGCGCTCGGCGTGGCGCTACGTCGAAACGGCCATCCTCGCCATCGCCGCGTTCGGCGTCGTGCAGGCGGCCTTCCTGCCCGGCTTCGCTCAGCTCGTCCACAGCGGAGGCGATCTACCGGTGTGGGACGTGCAGGGCCGCCGCCTCGTGTCCACGCTGCTCGATCCCAACTTTGCCGGACTGCTGATCGCCATCGCGCTGCTCTTCCGCCTTGCGCGGATCGCCGAGGGCATTCGGGAACCGCGGAGCGCGTGGCTGCTCACTCTCCTCGCCGCCGCGCTCGTGCTCACCGTGTCGCGCTCGTCGGCGCTGGCGCTGGCCGTGGGGCTGGCGGCGATCGTGGCCGCGCGGGGGCTCAGGTCCCGGCTGGGGTACACGTTTCTGGTGGGCGCGTCGCTGCTCGTGCCCACGTTCTGGCTCATGGCGGGCTACGCCGCGCGGCTCAACAAGCTGCGCGTGGACACCTCGGCGCTCGAACGCTTCATTCCCTGGTTGCGCGCCCTGCGGCTGATCATCGACCACCCCGTGCTGGGCGTGGGCTTCAACGCCATGAAGCCGGCCGAGATGGCCCACGGATGGGTGCTGCTCGGCAGCGCCGGCGTGTCGCTCGACGGCGGGCTGCTGTTCGTGGCGGCCATGACCGGACTGCTCGGGCTCGCCTGCTACGTCTGGATGCTGTGGCGCGTGGTGCGGCTGGCGCGGCGAGTGTACAACGATCCGGATCTCGAGCCGGCCGACCGCGCCCACGGCGTGGCCACCGCCGCCTCGACGCTGGCCGTGGTGGTGCACTCTTTTTTCGTGAACTCGCTTCTCCTGCCCTTCGTGATGCAGATTCTCTGGATCATGTGGGGCACTCTCATGCGCATCGCCGGCAATCGCCGGCTTCGCGTCGGCGCGGCGGTCGTCGTGCCGCTGCTGATCTTCGTGGCCGGCTGCGAGCCCTGCGCCGGCACCAACGTCTGCGCGCCCGCGGCGAAAGTCGATCTGATCGGCCAGATCGTCGACGCCGCCACGGGCGCTCCGGCGGCCGGCGTGCAGGTGAGCGTGTCGCTTTCCAACGGAGATCAGGCCACCGCCACCACGGGGGGCGACGGAAGCTGGGAAGTCGCCACGGATGTGCGGGGCTCCGACAGTCTGTCCGCGACCATCACCGTGGCGGCGCCCGGCCATGCCGGATATACCGTGCCGCCGTTCCAGGTAGCCGTGTCCACCCGTCGAGGCGACGCGACGCTGCTGGGCGCCTGGTTCGACGTGCCGCACGCCCGCTATATGGCCACGCTCCTGCACGACGGCGTGCCGCTCGCCGGTGCCGAGGTGAACTTCGCGCCCACCGGCGGCGTGGCGGTCACCGGTACGTTTTCCGGCAGCACGAACTCCGACGGCATCTTCGCCCTCGACCTCACCGGCGACCAGTTGGGCAGCGCCGTGGGCAACCTGACGGTGAGCCAGGGGTCGCTGGACCACCCGGCGGTGTTCGGCGGCTACACCATCCCGCTCGATTACCACTATCGCGTCGCGTCGCCGCAGGCCACCTACAACGTGGGGAGCATTCTCGTATACGGGGCGCAGGCGTTCAACCGCGGCACCGGCCAGCACGTGCAGGGCGTGGCGGTGAACTGGACGCGCACCGGCGGCATCGCGACCACCCCCGCGGTCATCAACACCACCACCGACGCCACGGGATTCTTCCTGCTCGACATGACGCCGGCCGCGGACGGCGAGACCATCGGCACGCTCACCTTCACGCCGCCCAACGGTTCGGCCACCTCGTACCCCAACCTGCACCTCGCCACCTACGACTCCACGTCGTACCGCTACCTGGGCAACTTTGGCTACGGGCAGCGGTGGGCGTGGGCCATCGAACTCTGGCGTAACGATTCACTCAAGCAGGCCCGGGGCGTGCCCGTGACCTTCCGCCGCACCGGCGGCATCGCCATCGATCCCGACTCGTTGCAGCTCGTGACCGGCTCCGACGGGCGCATCGAGGTGCGCGCCGCCGTCACCGACACCGGCTACGTGGACGGCGAGATCACCGTGCACCCGGCCACCGGGCCGGCGCGGCTCATCACGGGAATTCACCTCCACACCTTCGCGGGCGACTCCCTTGGCTTTGCCGGCGTGTTCAGCTTCGGGCCCTCGCTGCGCTACGCGGCGCAGATCCAGCGCGCCGACGGCACCCCGGTGGCGGGCGCCACCGTCACCTGGACGCTCGACTCCGGGCTCGACGCCACGCCCGTCACGCTCACCAGCACCACCGACAACACGGGCTACTTCAACGTGATGCTCTACCCGCCCGACAACTTCGACGGCACGGCGGTGGGCCACTTCACGGTGAGTCCCCCGGCGCCCTACCCGCCGGGAAGCGCGTACACTATTTCGAACGTGCATCTGCCCACATTCCAGTCGCCCGATCTGCGCTTCGCCGGGTTCTTCCAGATCCCGAACCCGTGAGCCACGAGCGCCTGCGCGCGCTCACCGACGACGCGCTCCTCAAACGCAACGTGTTCGTGAATCTCGCGGCGTTGGCGCTTCCCGCGCTCGCCGCGCTGATCAGCATTCCCATCCTCGCCCGCGGGCTCGGCCCGTCGCGGTTCGGACTGCTCACCTTCGCCTGGGGCGTCATCGGGCTCTTCTCGCTGTTCGACTTCGGCTTCGGGCGGGCCCTCACCCGCCTGGTGTCGGTACGCCTGGCCGGCGGCCGGGACCACGAAGTGGCCGATCTGGTATGGGCGGCGAGTTGGCTCCTGCTCGGCATCATGTCCGTGCTCGCGGTGGCCGGCTGGATGGCGGCGCCGCACGTGGTGGACCACCTGATGAAGGTGCCGGCGCGATACCGCGACGAGGCGGTGGGCGTGCTGCGGCTGTTCGCCCTGTCGCTCCCCCCGCTCGCGCACGGGGTAACGCTGCGCAGCGTGCTCGAGGCGGCGCAGAAGTTCCCGCTGTCGGCGCGGCTCCGCGTGCCGCTCGGCGTGGTGACCTACGCCGGCCCGCTCGTCGCCTTGCCGTTCGGCGGCGACGCGCGGATCGCCGTGGGCGCGATCGTCGTGGGACGGGTGCTCTACTGGCTGGCGCACTTTTTCGTGATCGGAAGCATCGTCCCGGGCCTGGGCCGCCCTCGCCTTCCGCACCGCGGCGCCGTGCACGAACTGGCGAGTGTCGGCCGATGGATCTTTGCCTCCAACATGGTCGGCCCCGTGCTCAGCAACGTTGACCGCATGGTGGTGGCGTCGGCATTTCCCATCGCCGCCTCGGGCTGGTACGGCACGGCCGCCGAGGTGGCCACCAAGCAGTTCCTGTTCACCGGCGCGCTGCAGCCGGTGCTCTATCCGGCGCTCGCGGCGTCGTACAAGCCCGACCCCGAACGCGCCGTCGAACTCATGTGGAAGGCCACCTGGGTGACGATGCTGGTGATCTTCAGCTCGGCGCTCGTGCTCGCGGCGTTCGCGCAGCCGCTGCTGCAGGCGTGGATGCGCAGCGCCTACTCGCCGGTGGCGGCGCAGGTGCTCCCCTGGCTGGCGATCGCGGTGTTCATCAACTGCCTGGCGCAGGTGCCGTTCGCGATGCTGCAGGGCGCGGTGGACGCGAAGGGCGCGGGCATCATGTACATCATGGAGCTGCCGATCTACCTCGGCCTGCTGGCGCTGTTCGGACATCTGTGGGGCATTTCCGGCATCGCCTTCGCGTGGCTGGGGCGCATGTCGCTCGATGCCGTGGGCCAGTGGTCGATCATGGCGTGGCGCTTCCCGGCGTCTCGTGTCGTCGTGCGCCGCGCCGCCCTTCTCGGCGTTCCCGCGCTCGCCGTGCTCGTCGCCGCCGCCATACTCGGCGCCCACTGAGTTTCACTTCGCTTTGGCGCGGGCGAAGGACGTGAGATTCGGCGTATGCCCCAGCGTGCGGCGAAGGAACTGGATCACCCGGTCCACGTTCGGCGCGCCAAGCAGCGCGATGGCCCAGAACCAGGCGTGGTACTGCGGGTACTTGTCGAACCCCTGCGCGCCGAGATCCTTGTAGAACTTGCGGAATACCGGCCAGGGCTCGTGCGCCTGGTGGGCGAGCGTGTGGTAGATGTAGTTGGCGAAGTCGCGCTCGATGGCGTCGGAGATCTTCACCCCGCGCTCGGCTTCGACGGCCCGCGCGATCTTCATCAGCGCGCCCACCATGCGCAGGTCCGTATCCGGCGGCTGCGATCCCGGCGTGAACATTCCCTGCTCCGCCTTGGCCGTGCCGAATACGGGCGGCGCCCCGCGGCGGAAGTAGGCGAGGAGATCGGGGAGGTACACCGCGTCCTTCTGCGCGAGAATGTTGCCCGCCAGCCACTGCTGGTAGAACAGCGTGCCGTCCCACCGGTCGGTGGCGCAGGCCTGCGCCAGGTCGCGGTCCAGCACCAGTCCGCTCATCGCCACGAATCGCCGGAAGCACGCCACGATCGCCGGCGGGCCCGCCGGAAAGCTGCACTCGTGCGCGTAGTAGCGATTCACCTGCACGATGTTGTCGGGGGTATCGACGAACACCGCGAACGCGCGCAGGATCGCTCCCATGTTGGGGTAGCGGTCTATCGCGCCGGCCACGGCCTCGAACGCGCCGGGCGCCACGAAGTCGTCGTCCCCCATGACGAACAGGAACCGCCCCCTCGCCAGTTCCACGAGCTTTCTGAAGTTCCCGTCGTATCCCAGCGTTTCGGGGTTGGCATGGAACCTCACCCGCCCTTGCGTGCGCGCCGAGTACTCCGCGGCGATCTGCCTGATCTTCTCCTGGTTCGGCGATCCGTCTTCGGCGATCACGCACTCCCAGTCGTGGAACTCCTGCGCCATGACGGAGTCGAGCAGAGGACCGATGTGCTGCCAGCGACCGTAGGTGGGAACGATGACGGAGAGCAGCGGGCGGCTCATGGGCGCCGCTCCGCGAACGGCGTCACCGACACCCGGAACTGCGTCACGTTCACATCCACCGTCTGGAAGTCCTGGATGTAGCTGCCGTTCTGGAACAGGTAGTCCAGCCGGCGCCCGCTGCTCAATTCCACATGAAGCTCCTGCCCGCGGAGCAGCACGCCGCCCCTGATTCCGGCGCGAACGGTGACGTCGTGCCGGTTGGGAAAGGGCAGATACTGCCGCAGGAAGGCGTCCTCGTTCCACCGCACCCGTTCGATGAACGCGCCCGCGGACCCGCTGGGCGTCACCCAGTCGATGGAGAACCACTGCGACTGCCCGCCGGGCCCGATGCCGTCGCCCAGCAACTGTCCGCGCTGCGTCCATCCCTGCGGGATGTCGTTGCTCGTATAGAAATCCTGCGTCGGCTGCCCACGGATGTCGGTGGGCTGCTCCAGATCTGCCGCTTCGCCCGTGAGCAGCAGCGTGCCCGCATTCGTCTTGATGGCCTGTTCGAGGCCGAACAGGTACGTGATGCCCTGATAGGGAATCGTCATGAACTGCCTGAAGCTGGGCAGCGCGCCTGCCCGGCCGATCTCCACCCACGCCCGCACTCCGTTGTCCGGCGCCTGCGCCCGTGCGTAAAGGGTGTTTATCTGATCGCTGGGGCCGGTCAGTTTGTGCGCCGATCCGCCGAACAACGACCCCGTGCGCATGCTCGCGTGCGCGATGCCGATGGACGTGCCGCTCGCCGCGCTCGGGCTCCAGCCTATCGTCCACGCGGTGAGCGTGCGCAGATCATTGGCCGGGTTGTGGTCGAAGAAGGGCGATTCGGTGAGCGTGCCCACGAACGCGGTGCCCGACCAGGCGCCGGTGCGCGTGACGATCGGATGGTTGGTGCGCACGAACACCCGCGGAATGCCCGGCGCGTCGGGCCCCAGCAGCAGGTGCCCGCGAATGCCCGGCCCCCACGACTGCGAGCTGTTGGATACCCCGAGGTCGGCGCCGCCCTCGCTCACCCAGAGCGCCGACTGCCCCAGGCTCGCATTCGCCAGCGGCGACGCCCCGAAGCGCGTCGGCAGGTCGATCGAATAGGGCGGCGTGTACCAGTTGGACGCGAACTGGCTGCGCGCGCCGTCGGCGCCGGGATAGAAGTTGAAGTTCGTGTTCTGCGCGTACCAGAACTCCGGGGCCAGCACGGCATGGAACATCCCGCGATCGAACGTCGCCCCGAAGCGCGTGAAGGCGGTGAGCCCGAGCCCGGCCCACACCCCGCCTTCGTTTCGAGAATCCGGCACCCCGCCCGCGGACTGCACGCTCACCATCGGCGACAGCACGTGCAGAGCGTGGGATGTGAGCGGGGTATGCGCTGTGTCGCGCCCGCACTCCGCCCCATCCGCTATCACATCGGCCACCGAGGCGCCGCGCGAATGCATTTCACTCAGTTGGGCGCGCGCCGTCGGATCGGCCAGTTCACGCACTCGCGCGCCGCACGGCGTCTGCGCCGAGGCCACGCCGGCGCCGGCGGCGGCGGCGAGCACTATCACAAGCCTCGAGAGAATCGGCATGCCGCGAATAGAAACCCAGGGTAGGAATCCCCGGCAACTTCGCGTATCTTCTCGCGCTCAACAAGGGGCCGGACGCCTTTAACGACTC
This Gemmatimonadaceae bacterium DNA region includes the following protein-coding sequences:
- a CDS encoding O-antigen ligase family protein; the encoded protein is MKLSARHLVAIGAAAMALANVGRIPMGALGGRTAPVVVGDLVTLLLWFALAAVVLGGRVRATLDEISLPAAAFVLVAAVSTALALARYGMNFNDAMGTLAFLARWVVYFGWYLFVVWCLTPDEARSAWRYVETAILAIAAFGVVQAAFLPGFAQLVHSGGDLPVWDVQGRRLVSTLLDPNFAGLLIAIALLFRLARIAEGIREPRSAWLLTLLAAALVLTVSRSSALALAVGLAAIVAARGLRSRLGYTFLVGASLLVPTFWLMAGYAARLNKLRVDTSALERFIPWLRALRLIIDHPVLGVGFNAMKPAEMAHGWVLLGSAGVSLDGGLLFVAAMTGLLGLACYVWMLWRVVRLARRVYNDPDLEPADRAHGVATAASTLAVVVHSFFVNSLLLPFVMQILWIMWGTLMRIAGNRRLRVGAAVVVPLLIFVAGCEPCAGTNVCAPAAKVDLIGQIVDAATGAPAAGVQVSVSLSNGDQATATTGGDGSWEVATDVRGSDSLSATITVAAPGHAGYTVPPFQVAVSTRRGDATLLGAWFDVPHARYMATLLHDGVPLAGAEVNFAPTGGVAVTGTFSGSTNSDGIFALDLTGDQLGSAVGNLTVSQGSLDHPAVFGGYTIPLDYHYRVASPQATYNVGSILVYGAQAFNRGTGQHVQGVAVNWTRTGGIATTPAVINTTTDATGFFLLDMTPAADGETIGTLTFTPPNGSATSYPNLHLATYDSTSYRYLGNFGYGQRWAWAIELWRNDSLKQARGVPVTFRRTGGIAIDPDSLQLVTGSDGRIEVRAAVTDTGYVDGEITVHPATGPARLITGIHLHTFAGDSLGFAGVFSFGPSLRYAAQIQRADGTPVAGATVTWTLDSGLDATPVTLTSTTDNTGYFNVMLYPPDNFDGTAVGHFTVSPPAPYPPGSAYTISNVHLPTFQSPDLRFAGFFQIPNP
- a CDS encoding flippase, yielding MSHERLRALTDDALLKRNVFVNLAALALPALAALISIPILARGLGPSRFGLLTFAWGVIGLFSLFDFGFGRALTRLVSVRLAGGRDHEVADLVWAASWLLLGIMSVLAVAGWMAAPHVVDHLMKVPARYRDEAVGVLRLFALSLPPLAHGVTLRSVLEAAQKFPLSARLRVPLGVVTYAGPLVALPFGGDARIAVGAIVVGRVLYWLAHFFVIGSIVPGLGRPRLPHRGAVHELASVGRWIFASNMVGPVLSNVDRMVVASAFPIAASGWYGTAAEVATKQFLFTGALQPVLYPALAASYKPDPERAVELMWKATWVTMLVIFSSALVLAAFAQPLLQAWMRSAYSPVAAQVLPWLAIAVFINCLAQVPFAMLQGAVDAKGAGIMYIMELPIYLGLLALFGHLWGISGIAFAWLGRMSLDAVGQWSIMAWRFPASRVVVRRAALLGVPALAVLVAAAILGAH
- a CDS encoding glycosyltransferase family 2 protein, coding for MSRPLLSVIVPTYGRWQHIGPLLDSVMAQEFHDWECVIAEDGSPNQEKIRQIAAEYSARTQGRVRFHANPETLGYDGNFRKLVELARGRFLFVMGDDDFVAPGAFEAVAGAIDRYPNMGAILRAFAVFVDTPDNIVQVNRYYAHECSFPAGPPAIVACFRRFVAMSGLVLDRDLAQACATDRWDGTLFYQQWLAGNILAQKDAVYLPDLLAYFRRGAPPVFGTAKAEQGMFTPGSQPPDTDLRMVGALMKIARAVEAERGVKISDAIERDFANYIYHTLAHQAHEPWPVFRKFYKDLGAQGFDKYPQYHAWFWAIALLGAPNVDRVIQFLRRTLGHTPNLTSFARAKAK